A single genomic interval of Streptomyces graminofaciens harbors:
- a CDS encoding sensor histidine kinase — translation MSTVVNQWLTRGLRTLREDLLSGEARPLPPSVWLRWLPHGLVFLVAFGTTIANLNQFAGQYEMSMEYTVLCSLAQGVAVAFALWWPVPAWWASMLVTFVVAMGVLPRLSSGLAEMMLPWPWGPSGLVAHAMILFLLALRVPTRVAAEALVLTTLGTYGMQWFGGDAHYSSTSTVATALFAGVVLLGSTMRGRREARTQLVEQASITAEERARRTLLEERSRIARELHDVVAHHMSVISIQAQVAPHLVENPTEELKENLHGIRQNALEALTELRRVLGVLRSENPPDADDPPAITAAAEGTAPHTPQPTLDRLDALIENTRAAGLTVTTEIHGDVTPLPPGVELSAYRIVQEALSNALRHAPGSTVRVELTHFPRGLQVRVINSRPQRAAPPSPGAGHGLLGMRERATMLGGTLMAAQTSHGGFAVVAFLPRAAAPGAEDTSPTSPISLTRPTDTPGTSPVL, via the coding sequence ATGAGCACGGTGGTGAATCAGTGGCTGACCAGAGGACTGCGTACGCTGCGCGAGGACTTGCTGAGCGGTGAGGCCCGGCCGCTGCCGCCGTCGGTGTGGCTGCGCTGGCTGCCACACGGCTTGGTCTTCCTGGTGGCGTTCGGCACCACGATCGCGAACCTCAACCAGTTCGCCGGCCAGTACGAGATGAGCATGGAGTACACCGTGCTGTGCTCGCTGGCGCAGGGCGTGGCCGTGGCGTTCGCGCTGTGGTGGCCGGTTCCGGCGTGGTGGGCCTCGATGCTGGTCACCTTCGTGGTGGCCATGGGTGTGCTGCCCCGGCTCTCCTCGGGGCTGGCCGAGATGATGCTCCCCTGGCCATGGGGACCGTCCGGCCTGGTCGCGCACGCGATGATCCTCTTCCTGCTCGCGCTGCGCGTGCCCACCCGCGTGGCGGCCGAGGCACTGGTGCTGACCACCCTGGGCACGTACGGCATGCAGTGGTTCGGCGGCGACGCGCACTACTCGTCGACGAGCACGGTGGCGACGGCCCTCTTCGCCGGCGTCGTCCTCCTCGGCAGCACGATGCGCGGTCGCCGCGAGGCCCGTACACAACTCGTCGAGCAGGCGAGCATCACCGCCGAGGAGCGCGCCCGCCGCACCCTTCTGGAGGAGCGCAGCCGTATCGCACGCGAGCTGCACGACGTGGTCGCCCACCACATGTCGGTGATCTCCATCCAGGCCCAGGTCGCCCCGCACCTGGTGGAGAACCCCACCGAGGAGCTGAAGGAGAACCTCCACGGCATCCGGCAGAACGCGCTGGAGGCGCTCACCGAACTCCGCCGCGTCCTCGGCGTCCTGCGGTCCGAGAACCCACCGGACGCCGACGACCCGCCCGCGATAACCGCCGCCGCCGAGGGCACCGCCCCGCACACCCCACAGCCGACCCTGGACCGCCTCGACGCGCTCATCGAGAACACCCGCGCCGCGGGCCTCACGGTGACCACCGAGATCCACGGGGACGTGACCCCGCTGCCGCCCGGCGTGGAGCTGTCGGCGTACCGGATCGTCCAGGAGGCGCTCAGCAACGCGCTGCGGCACGCGCCCGGGTCGACCGTACGGGTGGAACTCACCCATTTCCCACGAGGCCTGCAGGTGCGCGTCATCAACTCCCGCCCGCAGCGGGCCGCCCCGCCGTCACCCGGCGCCGGTCACGGCCTGCTCGGTATGCGCGAGCGCGCCACGATGCTCGGCGGCACCCTCATGGCGGCCCAGACCTCGCACGGAGGCTTCGCGGTGGTGGCGTTCCTGCCCCGCGCCGCCGCCCCCGGCGCCGAGGACACCAGCCCTACCAGCCCCATCAGCCTCACCAGACCCACCGACACTCCCGGCACCTCACCGGTACTTTGA
- a CDS encoding response regulator, with product MTSSTIRVLIADDQQMVRQGFSVLLNTQPDIDVVGQAVHGLDAIDKVAELAPDVVLMDIRMPELGGIEATRRITTERPHIRVLVLTTFDLDEYVYEALRAGASGFLLKDASADQLAEAVRVVAAGDALLAPGITRRLIAEFSRLGSTPRAPLKERVGDLTERETEVLALIAQGLSNAEIAGRLVVAEQTVKTHVSRILVKLGLRDRTQAAVFAYESGLVRPAGY from the coding sequence ATGACGAGCAGCACCATCCGCGTACTGATCGCCGACGACCAGCAGATGGTCCGGCAGGGCTTCTCCGTGCTGCTCAACACCCAGCCCGACATCGACGTCGTCGGCCAGGCCGTGCACGGCCTCGACGCGATCGACAAGGTCGCCGAACTCGCCCCGGACGTCGTCCTGATGGACATCCGCATGCCCGAACTCGGCGGCATCGAGGCCACCCGCCGCATCACCACCGAGCGACCCCACATCAGGGTCCTGGTCCTCACCACCTTCGACCTCGACGAGTACGTGTACGAGGCGCTGCGCGCGGGAGCCTCCGGGTTTCTCCTGAAGGACGCCTCCGCCGACCAACTCGCCGAGGCGGTAAGGGTGGTGGCAGCCGGCGACGCCCTGCTCGCCCCCGGTATCACCCGTCGGCTGATCGCGGAGTTCTCCCGCCTGGGCAGCACACCCCGCGCCCCCTTGAAGGAGCGCGTCGGCGACCTCACCGAACGTGAGACGGAGGTCCTCGCACTCATCGCACAGGGCCTGTCCAACGCCGAGATCGCGGGGCGCCTCGTCGTCGCCGAACAGACCGTGAAGACCCATGTGAGCCGCATCCTGGTCAAGCTGGGCCTGCGCGACCGCACCCAGGCGGCCGTCTTCGCCTACGAGTCGGGACTGGTCCGACCCGCGGGGTACTGA
- a CDS encoding sensor histidine kinase: MTETTHTQSTPSRGGAKERSPEFRLAVNALRGLWQDMFQDALVYRPLPRRHMDGPLIRKLPPRIRERAVWAPHAVVVAAGLLAMLISVEGNGGNDFTQLLSGLCSLAAVLLTLARPVGAFWASMAATLISSMLGSNFSDWPWIPGAFATHLVVLTVVALRTRPRIAAWMWGITALYSMFAETFFSSRYDYSYDDYYYSTNTGPMLTVSAFALLFVSVLQIRRTAAQEVTAQLTVTAHERSRRTLLEERTTIARELHDVVAHHMSVVAIQAEAAPYRVENPPPELEQAFVTIRENAVAALTELRRVLGVVRAEDYEAPDAPQPTLADLDGLLANVREAGLTVDKVVTGAVRELPQGVELSAYRIVQEALSNTLRHAPGATARVEIAHVLGGLGVRIVNGPSPEVTLVKSTHGAGHGLTGMRERVTMLNGEMATGETDDGGYEVTVFLPVATMSEADA, from the coding sequence GTGACCGAGACAACCCACACGCAGAGCACGCCATCACGGGGCGGGGCCAAGGAACGCAGCCCGGAATTCAGGCTGGCGGTCAACGCCCTGCGCGGGCTGTGGCAGGACATGTTCCAGGACGCCCTCGTCTACCGCCCGTTGCCTCGCAGGCACATGGACGGCCCTCTCATCCGAAAGCTGCCCCCGCGCATCCGCGAGCGCGCGGTCTGGGCCCCACACGCGGTGGTGGTGGCTGCCGGACTCCTCGCGATGCTCATCTCCGTCGAGGGCAACGGCGGCAATGACTTCACCCAACTGCTCTCCGGCCTCTGCTCCCTGGCCGCGGTCCTGCTGACCCTCGCCAGGCCGGTCGGTGCCTTCTGGGCCTCGATGGCGGCGACCCTGATCAGCAGCATGCTCGGCAGCAACTTCAGCGACTGGCCGTGGATCCCCGGTGCCTTCGCGACCCACCTCGTGGTCCTCACCGTGGTGGCACTGCGCACCAGGCCCCGGATCGCCGCCTGGATGTGGGGCATCACGGCCCTCTACAGCATGTTCGCCGAGACGTTCTTCAGCTCGCGCTACGACTACAGCTACGACGACTACTACTACAGCACCAACACCGGTCCGATGCTGACGGTCTCGGCCTTCGCCCTCCTGTTCGTCTCCGTCCTGCAGATACGCCGCACGGCCGCGCAGGAGGTGACCGCCCAGCTGACGGTGACGGCCCACGAGCGTTCCCGGCGCACCCTGCTGGAGGAGCGCACGACGATCGCCCGCGAACTGCACGACGTGGTCGCCCACCACATGTCGGTGGTCGCCATCCAGGCCGAGGCCGCCCCCTACCGCGTGGAGAACCCGCCGCCCGAGCTGGAGCAGGCCTTCGTCACGATCCGGGAGAACGCGGTGGCGGCCCTCACCGAACTGCGCCGCGTCCTCGGAGTCGTCCGCGCCGAGGACTACGAGGCCCCGGACGCCCCGCAGCCCACCCTCGCCGACCTCGACGGCCTGCTCGCCAATGTGCGCGAGGCCGGCCTGACGGTGGACAAGGTGGTCACCGGAGCGGTGCGCGAACTCCCGCAGGGCGTGGAGCTGTCGGCGTACCGGATCGTCCAGGAGGCCCTCAGCAACACCCTGCGGCACGCCCCGGGCGCGACGGCCCGCGTGGAGATAGCCCATGTGCTCGGCGGTCTCGGCGTGCGCATAGTCAACGGCCCCTCCCCGGAGGTGACCCTGGTGAAGTCCACCCACGGCGCGGGCCACGGCCTGACCGGCATGCGCGAGCGCGTCACGATGCTGAACGGCGAGATGGCGACGGGCGAGACGGACGACGGAGGTTACGAGGTGACGGTGTTCCTGCCGGTCGCCACCATGAGTGAGGCCGACGCATGA
- a CDS encoding response regulator, with protein MTIRVLIADDQMMVREGFSVLLGAMPDIEVVGEAVNGRDAVDRVRELSPDVVLMDIRMPELNGIEATREIVAADGGAKVLVLTTFDLDEYVYQALRAGASGFLLKDASARQLADGVRVVAAGEALLAPSITKRLITEFSKLADTPRPSAAAQLAYGELTERETEVLVLIAQGLSNAEIAERLVVAESTIKTHVSRVLVKLGLRDRTQAAVFAYEARLVTPG; from the coding sequence ATGACCATCCGAGTGCTGATCGCCGACGACCAGATGATGGTCCGCGAGGGTTTCTCGGTGCTGCTCGGTGCGATGCCGGACATCGAGGTGGTCGGCGAGGCGGTCAACGGCCGTGACGCGGTCGACCGGGTCCGGGAGCTCTCCCCGGACGTCGTCCTGATGGACATCCGCATGCCCGAGCTGAACGGCATCGAGGCGACCCGGGAGATCGTGGCGGCGGACGGCGGCGCGAAGGTGCTGGTGCTGACGACGTTCGACCTGGACGAGTACGTGTACCAGGCGCTGCGCGCGGGGGCCTCCGGGTTCCTGCTCAAGGACGCCTCGGCGCGCCAGCTGGCCGACGGGGTGCGGGTGGTGGCGGCCGGCGAGGCCCTGCTGGCGCCGTCCATCACCAAGCGGCTGATTACGGAGTTTTCCAAGCTCGCCGACACACCCCGGCCCTCGGCGGCGGCCCAGCTGGCGTACGGGGAGCTGACCGAACGGGAGACGGAGGTGCTGGTCCTCATCGCGCAGGGCCTGTCGAACGCGGAGATAGCGGAGCGACTGGTGGTCGCCGAGTCCACGATCAAGACCCATGTGAGCCGTGTCCTGGTCAAGCTGGGCCTGCGCGACCGCACGCAGGCGGCGGTGTTCGCCTACGAGGCGCGGCTGGTCACACCGGGCTGA